In Anser cygnoides isolate HZ-2024a breed goose chromosome Z, Taihu_goose_T2T_genome, whole genome shotgun sequence, a genomic segment contains:
- the ERCC6L2 gene encoding DNA excision repair protein ERCC-6-like 2 isoform X6 — protein sequence MCEATAGRWHIGDKCLAPGTENGKLREGTISSIEKDKNGKSFATVSFLESEEKKILVSKLCRVEAGRGPWKSVIFDDGDLEKPFFPYRNLLSSAVAFKLSDNGDSIPYTINRYLRDYQREGAQFLYGHYANKRGCILGDDMGLGKTIQVISFLAAVLHKKGTREDIENNMPEFLRRTMKKESKYSPKKPFLIVAPLSVLYNWKDELDTWGYFKVSILHGSKKDDDLSRIKQGKCEVALTTYETLRLYLDELNSVEWSAVIVDEAHRIKNPKAQITQTMKSLKCSVRIGLTGTILQNNMKELWCVMDWAVPGLLGSRMHFKKKFSDPVEHGQRHTATKRELATGRKAMAKLARKMSGWFLRRTKALISDQLPKKEDRMVYCSLTEFQKAIYQAVLETEDVSLVLRAGEPCNCNSGRKRKHCCYKANAYGETIKSLRFSYLTILQKVANHAALLQTDNTSKQQEAHIKRVCSEVFSSFPDFVQLSKDAAFETISDPKYSGKMKVLQQLLNHFRKNKDKVLLFSFSTKLLDVLEQYCMASGLDYRRLDGNTKSEDRMRIVREFNKTQEINICLVSTMAGGLGLNFVGANVVILFDPTWNPANDLQAIDRAYRIGQCKDVKVFRLISLGTVEEMMYLRQVYKQQLHCAVVGSENAKRYFEAVQGSKEHQGELFGIHNLFKLRTHGSCLTKEILEV from the exons aTGTGCGAGGCGACCGCAG GTAGGTGGCACATTGGAGATAAATGCCTTGCACCTGGTACTGAAAATGGGAAACTTCGTGAAGGAACAATATCATCTATTGAAAAGGACAAGAATGGAAAATCATTTGCTACTGTATCATTCCTGGagtctgaagaaaagaaaatactagtATCTAAACTCTGTAGAGTTGAAGCTGGTAGAGGTCCCTGGAAAAGCGTGATATTTGATGATGGTGATCtggaaaagcctttttttccttaccgAAATCTTCTGTCTTCAGCAGTGGCTTTTAAGTTATCTGACAATGGCGACTCTATCCCATATACAATTAACAGATACCTACGTGATTATCAAAGGGAAGGAGCCCAGTTTCTGTATGGACACTATGCTAATAAAAGGGGATGTattcttggagatgatatgGGCCTTGGAAAGACAATacag gTCATTTCGTTTCTGGCTGCAGTGTTGCACAAGAAGGGAACACGtgaagatattgaaaataaTATGCCAGAATTTTTACGGAGGACAATGAAAAAAGAATCAAAGTATAGTCCTAAGAAG cctttcctcatagtGGCCCCTCTTTCAGTGCTGTACAACTGGAAGGATGAGTTAGACACGTGGGGGTACTTCAAAGTCTCCATCTTACATGGCAGTAAAAAGGATGATGACTTGAGCCGCATCAAGCAGGGGAAATGTGAAGTTGCCCTTACAACATACGAGACACTTCGCTTGTATTTAGATGAACTTAACAG TGTAGAGTGGTCTGCTGTCATAGTGGATGAAGCGCATAGAATCAAGAATCCAAAAGCTCAAATAACTCAAACCATGAAGTCCTTAAAATGCAGTGTTCGCATAGGCCTTACTGGAACCATTCTTCAAAACAATATGAAGGAACTTTGGTGTGTTATGGACTg ggcTGTACCAGGACTTTTGGGTAGTAGAATGCATTTCAAGAAGAAATTTTCTGATCCAGTGGAGCATGGTCAGAGGCACACTGCAACTAAAAGAGAGCTAGCAACAGGTCGTAAGGCCATGGCGAAGCTAGCAAGAAAAATGTCTGGCTGGTTTCTGAGACGTACTAAAGCGCTTATCAGTGATCAATTGCcaaaaaaggaagacaga ATGGTGTACTGTTCCCTGACAGAATTCCAGAAAGCAATATACCAGGCTGTGCTGGAGACAGAGGATGTAAGCTTAGTATTAAGAGCAGGAGAGCCCTGTAACTGCAACAGTGGCCGTAAAAGGAAGCACTGTTGTTACAAA gCCAATGCTTATGGTGAAACAATTAAGTCACTGCGCTTCAGCTACCTGACAATCCTACAGAAAGTTGCAAATCATGCTGCACTGCTGCAGACAGACAACACTAGCAAGCAGCAG gaagCACATATCAAACGGGTGTGCAGCGAGgtcttttccagttttccagATTTCGTGCAGTTAAGCAAAGATGCAGCCTTTGAAACAATTTCTGATCCAAAGTACAGTGGAAAAATGAAG GTTCTTCAGCAGCTTTTAAATCACTTTAGAAAAAACAAGGACAAagttcttcttttctccttttccacaaAG ttGCTAGATGTGCTGGAGCAGTACTGTATGGCGTCTGGGCTAGATTACCGAAGACTTGATGGAAATACAAAATCAGAAGATAGGATGAGAATTGTAAGAGAGTTCAACAAAACTCAAGAAATTAACATATGCCTTGTATCTACAAT gGCTGGTGGACTGGGTCTTAATTTTGTGGGTGCAAATGTTGTTATACTGTTTGATCCGACATGGAACCCAGCAAATGATCTTCAGGCTATTGACAG AGCTTACAGGATTGGTCAATGCAAGGATGTTAAAGTGTTTAGGCTGATATCCTTGGGAACTGTGGAGGAGATGATGTACTTACGTCAAGTTTATAAGCAG CAACTACACTGCGCAGTGGTTGGAAGTGAAAATGCCAAGCGGTATTTCGAGGCAGTGCAAGGATCAAAGGAACATCAGGGAGAGCTTTTTGGGATCCATAACCTTTTCAAGCTTAGGACTCATGGGTCTTGTCTTACTAAAGAAATCCTGGAGGTGTGA